A region from the Methylocella sp. genome encodes:
- a CDS encoding methylmalonyl-CoA mutase family protein — protein MPRPEIDSSAPFPPTDAAAWRKRVDAALNGEAFEKLASSTLEGLKIEPLYPRAGNCDRALRQKSGAWAISQRMDHPEVAAANDIALADLKSGAGALTLCVSKAESGRGFGLDIASESDLDAALQNIELDLVSLRLDAGDRASEIAAWFGLLAHKRRLTAAALDVDFGLDPIGIFARSGADADALAGIGRTAEGLRRTLRASGFSGRLMVADGRPYHEAGAGEAQELAAALATGLAYLRLLETNGASLEEARDEIAFLLVADADEFLTLAKFRALRRLWACVEAACGLAAKPVRLHAETAFRMMTRQDPWVNICRATTAAFAAGLGGADVITMLPFTLALGLPDDFARRIARNTQLLLLEEAHVAMVADPAAGSGGFEALTDQLCERAWSLFQRFEKAGGMIESLKAGLPQEEIAATAARRCEAIARRAMPIVGVSTFPDLAATPVRVLAMAPAPPRETPTPAHGGCIPLAWHRDAEPFESLRAASDAALMRTGARPKLFLANLGPSETFAPRATFAMDFFEIAGIEVLSSDGFERPAAAAEAFRLSGCKIACICTSGGMLAGATAAAKALRAAGAAAIYLAAPPGDMELALRDAGIVDFAYPGANVPAILKGALAATL, from the coding sequence TTGCCCCGTCCCGAAATAGACTCAAGCGCCCCATTTCCTCCGACGGACGCCGCGGCCTGGCGCAAGCGCGTCGATGCGGCGCTGAACGGCGAGGCTTTCGAGAAGCTCGCTTCGTCAACGCTCGAAGGGTTGAAGATTGAACCGCTGTACCCCCGCGCCGGAAACTGCGACCGCGCCTTGCGACAGAAGTCGGGGGCCTGGGCGATCTCGCAAAGAATGGATCATCCCGAAGTCGCAGCAGCCAATGACATCGCTCTGGCCGATCTTAAGAGCGGTGCCGGCGCCCTAACGCTCTGCGTATCAAAGGCCGAGAGCGGACGCGGCTTTGGTCTCGACATCGCAAGCGAAAGCGACCTTGACGCCGCGCTGCAAAATATCGAACTTGATCTAGTTTCGTTGCGCCTTGACGCCGGAGACCGCGCCAGCGAGATCGCCGCTTGGTTCGGCCTTTTGGCTCACAAGCGGCGCTTGACCGCCGCAGCGCTCGATGTCGACTTTGGCCTCGATCCGATCGGCATTTTTGCCCGCTCTGGCGCTGACGCTGATGCCCTCGCCGGGATCGGCCGCACGGCGGAAGGCCTGCGCCGGACTCTGCGCGCCAGCGGCTTTTCCGGACGCTTGATGGTCGCCGATGGTCGGCCCTATCATGAAGCCGGCGCGGGTGAAGCGCAGGAACTCGCCGCGGCGCTGGCGACTGGCCTCGCCTATCTGAGGCTTCTCGAAACCAATGGCGCATCGCTCGAGGAAGCCAGAGACGAGATCGCTTTTCTTCTCGTCGCCGACGCCGACGAATTTTTGACCCTCGCCAAATTCCGCGCATTACGGCGGCTCTGGGCGTGCGTAGAGGCAGCTTGCGGCCTGGCGGCGAAGCCGGTCCGGCTGCATGCCGAGACCGCGTTCCGAATGATGACGAGGCAAGACCCCTGGGTCAACATATGCCGGGCGACCACAGCGGCGTTTGCCGCCGGACTTGGGGGAGCAGACGTGATTACCATGCTGCCTTTCACGCTTGCGCTAGGGCTGCCCGACGACTTCGCGCGCCGCATTGCTCGCAATACGCAATTGCTGCTGCTGGAGGAAGCCCATGTTGCGATGGTCGCGGACCCCGCAGCTGGCTCCGGCGGGTTTGAGGCGCTGACGGATCAACTTTGCGAGCGAGCCTGGTCCCTCTTCCAGCGCTTCGAGAAAGCTGGCGGAATGATTGAGAGCCTCAAAGCCGGTCTGCCGCAAGAAGAGATCGCCGCAACTGCCGCAAGGCGGTGCGAGGCGATCGCGCGCCGCGCCATGCCGATCGTCGGCGTCAGCACATTTCCCGACCTTGCCGCAACGCCAGTCCGCGTGCTGGCCATGGCTCCTGCTCCCCCGCGTGAGACGCCAACGCCAGCGCATGGCGGCTGCATTCCGCTGGCCTGGCATCGCGACGCCGAACCCTTTGAGTCGTTGAGGGCGGCGTCCGACGCCGCCCTTATGCGGACCGGCGCAAGGCCCAAGCTTTTTCTCGCAAATCTTGGTCCCTCGGAAACTTTCGCGCCACGCGCGACGTTCGCCATGGACTTTTTCGAGATTGCGGGGATCGAAGTTTTGAGCAGTGACGGTTTCGAGCGCCCGGCGGCGGCGGCAGAGGCTTTCAGGCTCTCGGGATGCAAGATCGCCTGCATTTGCACATCCGGCGGTATGCTTGCCGGAGCCACGGCCGCGGCGAAAGCCCTGCGTGCGGCAGGAGCCGCAGCCATTTATCTCGCGGCCCCACCGGGCGATATGGAGCTGGCGTTACGTGACGCCGGCATCGTCGATTTTGCTTATCCGGGCGCCAATGTTCCGGCGATTCTCAAAGGCGCGCTAGCAGCAACCCTTTGA
- a CDS encoding lysozyme inhibitor LprI family protein codes for MRERVEMPYVLIIVSLLASGWISSARADDCANAQTQTEMNGCADAGIKSTDSELNQIYRDIIARLKGSDETKQLLIASQRDWLLFRDAECAFATNAAKDGSLYHTLVQNCRSSMTQDRIKGLNAYLNCQEGDMSCPVPK; via the coding sequence ATGAGAGAAAGAGTTGAGATGCCTTACGTACTTATTATCGTCAGCTTGCTTGCCTCCGGTTGGATTTCATCTGCGCGCGCGGACGATTGCGCCAACGCGCAGACCCAGACCGAAATGAACGGCTGCGCCGATGCAGGCATCAAAAGCACCGACTCGGAGCTGAACCAAATCTACAGGGACATTATCGCGCGCCTGAAGGGGAGCGACGAGACAAAGCAATTGCTGATCGCGTCACAGAGAGATTGGCTGCTGTTTCGCGACGCCGAATGCGCTTTCGCGACCAATGCCGCCAAGGATGGCAGCCTCTATCATACCCTCGTGCAGAATTGCAGAAGCAGCATGACGCAGGACCGCATCAAAGGCTTGAACGCCTATCTCAACTGCCAGGAAGGCGATATGAGTTGCCCCGTCCCGAAATAG
- a CDS encoding DUF1491 family protein codes for MRLRADFWVSAYLRRCAHEGAVAVLRRRGAAEAGAIFVKIDRLDGVAALFGPAPQSELQENQDRLFARMHSDPWIDPAEAELKLARQLKFDPDLWIVETEDRAGRCFLDLAN; via the coding sequence ATGCGGCTTCGCGCCGATTTTTGGGTTTCGGCCTATCTGAGGCGCTGCGCGCATGAGGGCGCTGTCGCCGTTCTGCGCCGACGCGGCGCGGCTGAGGCCGGCGCGATTTTCGTCAAGATCGACCGTCTCGACGGCGTCGCCGCGCTCTTTGGCCCCGCCCCCCAAAGCGAGCTACAGGAAAATCAGGACCGTCTGTTCGCGAGGATGCACAGCGATCCGTGGATTGATCCGGCGGAGGCCGAACTCAAGCTAGCCCGACAACTCAAATTCGACCCCGATCTCTGGATCGTCGAGACGGAAGATCGAGCGGGCCGCTGCTTTCTCGATCTCGCGAATTGA
- a CDS encoding M20/M25/M40 family metallo-hydrolase produces the protein MAALETVLQKIDANLDSALRRLFQLIEIKSVSTDPDFARDCAAAAHWLVHELNSIGFDASVRPTKGHPIVVAHCKAARPDVPHLLFYGHYDVQPADPLELWEAPPFEPRIKDAETGKQIVGRGVADDKGQLMTFIEACRAFKETGDLPCAITFLLEGEEETGSPSLPAFLDANKQELEADLALVCDTGMWDRETPAITTMLRGLVLEEVIIHGANRDLHSGIFGGAAVNPINVLAGIIAGLRDDAGHIALPGFYDGVAELPEAVTEQWAKLKFREEDFLGDVGLSVPAGEEGRGVLEMVWSRPTFDVNGIIGGYTGKGSKTVLPAQASAKFSFRLVGNQDPAKIAESFRSYVKKSLPADCRAEFISHGGSRALQLPFSSDSLSRAARALQAEWGKEPVFAGCGGSIPIVGNFKADLKMDTLMIGFGLEDDRVHSPNEKYELASFHKGARSWARVLQALAL, from the coding sequence ATGGCCGCGCTCGAAACTGTTCTGCAAAAGATCGACGCCAACCTCGATTCCGCCTTGCGACGGCTTTTCCAGCTCATTGAGATCAAATCAGTTTCGACTGATCCCGATTTCGCTCGCGATTGCGCAGCCGCGGCGCATTGGCTGGTTCACGAATTGAACTCTATCGGATTCGACGCGTCCGTTCGGCCGACAAAAGGTCACCCGATAGTGGTCGCCCACTGCAAAGCGGCGCGCCCGGACGTGCCTCATCTCCTGTTTTATGGCCATTACGACGTGCAGCCGGCGGACCCTCTCGAGCTCTGGGAAGCCCCACCATTCGAACCTCGCATCAAGGACGCAGAGACGGGAAAGCAGATCGTTGGACGCGGCGTGGCCGATGACAAGGGCCAGCTGATGACCTTCATCGAGGCTTGTCGCGCCTTCAAGGAGACTGGCGATCTGCCCTGCGCGATCACCTTCCTTCTCGAGGGCGAGGAAGAGACCGGGTCGCCATCGTTGCCGGCCTTTCTTGACGCCAACAAGCAGGAGCTGGAAGCCGACCTCGCGCTTGTCTGCGACACGGGGATGTGGGATCGCGAGACGCCGGCGATTACGACGATGCTGCGCGGCCTCGTTCTCGAGGAAGTCATCATCCACGGCGCCAACCGCGATCTGCATTCAGGGATTTTTGGCGGCGCCGCCGTCAATCCGATCAATGTTCTTGCGGGCATCATCGCCGGGCTGCGCGATGACGCGGGCCACATCGCCTTGCCGGGCTTTTATGACGGCGTCGCCGAATTGCCCGAGGCGGTCACCGAGCAATGGGCCAAGCTGAAATTTCGCGAGGAGGACTTTCTCGGCGATGTCGGTCTGTCCGTTCCGGCGGGCGAGGAGGGGCGCGGCGTGCTGGAGATGGTCTGGTCGCGGCCGACCTTCGACGTCAACGGCATTATCGGCGGCTATACCGGCAAGGGATCGAAGACTGTGCTGCCTGCGCAGGCCAGCGCCAAATTCTCGTTTCGGCTTGTCGGCAATCAGGATCCCGCCAAGATCGCGGAAAGCTTCCGCTCTTATGTCAAGAAGAGCCTGCCCGCCGATTGCCGGGCCGAATTCATCTCCCATGGCGGTTCGCGGGCGCTGCAACTGCCTTTCAGCTCAGACTCTCTCTCTCGGGCGGCTCGGGCTTTGCAGGCGGAGTGGGGCAAGGAGCCGGTTTTCGCAGGCTGCGGCGGCTCGATCCCGATCGTCGGCAATTTCAAGGCCGACCTCAAGATGGATACATTGATGATTGGCTTTGGCCTCGAAGATGATCGCGTCCATTCGCCGAACGAGAAATATGAACTTGCCTCGTTCCACAAGGGCGCGCGAAGCTGGGCGAGGGTTTTGCAGGCGCTGGCGCTTTAG
- the murJ gene encoding murein biosynthesis integral membrane protein MurJ: MYKSLLSVGGFTLLSRAAGFLRDVVLGAVLGVGLLADAFVVAQRLPNHFRAIFGEGAWNAAFVPTYSRVLHGEGLEGAKKFSGQIFIGLLISQIVLLLLAWAFTPALVDVLAPGFRADPSKFALTVTLTRITFPYLLFITLVTLQSGALNAHGRFAAAALAPVLMNVAIVAFVGVAFLFPNAAVAASWGLAVSGLLQLALTSIAAYRAGILERFAWPRMSAAVKRFLAMLGPAVIGSAGAQIAFFADTIIGSMLPTGGVSSIYYADRIYQLPLGVIGIAAGTVLLPQMSRLLAAENPGGALHAQNRTIALSLALSAPFFIAFIMIPEFIMRGIFLHGAFTPEAADASAAVLAAYGFGLIAIVLVRSALASFQAHGDTKTPMMISLTAVAFNVALKIVLFKPLGAVGLATATAAGAWINLVLLVIFAIRRGTMKPDLFLWKTAACVSVASCALSFFALSAAAPVERLAAKIGHFVNELELLLLGSGGALIYGLVLIAGLRFAGVRLRSSKSG; this comes from the coding sequence ATGTACAAAAGCCTGCTTTCGGTCGGCGGCTTCACGTTGCTCTCGCGCGCCGCGGGATTTTTACGCGATGTCGTGCTTGGCGCGGTTCTTGGCGTCGGTTTGCTCGCCGATGCTTTCGTCGTGGCGCAGAGGCTGCCCAATCATTTTCGCGCGATTTTTGGCGAAGGCGCATGGAACGCCGCTTTTGTCCCGACCTATTCGCGCGTGCTGCACGGGGAAGGTCTCGAGGGCGCGAAAAAATTCTCCGGCCAGATCTTTATCGGGCTGCTCATCTCGCAGATCGTTCTGCTGCTTCTCGCCTGGGCGTTCACGCCCGCTCTCGTCGATGTTCTTGCGCCAGGCTTTCGCGCGGACCCCTCGAAATTCGCGCTGACGGTTACGCTGACCCGCATAACCTTTCCCTACCTCCTGTTCATCACCCTTGTGACCTTGCAATCGGGAGCCTTGAACGCGCATGGGCGCTTTGCCGCCGCCGCCCTCGCGCCAGTGCTGATGAATGTCGCAATCGTCGCATTCGTCGGCGTCGCCTTCTTGTTTCCCAATGCAGCTGTCGCGGCGAGCTGGGGCCTTGCCGTTTCGGGGCTCCTCCAACTGGCTCTTACTTCGATTGCGGCTTACCGCGCCGGCATTCTGGAGCGCTTTGCGTGGCCAAGGATGAGCGCTGCGGTCAAGCGCTTTCTGGCGATGCTCGGACCGGCGGTGATCGGCTCCGCCGGCGCTCAAATTGCGTTCTTCGCCGACACGATCATCGGTTCTATGCTGCCGACCGGCGGCGTCTCCTCGATTTACTATGCCGACCGAATTTATCAATTGCCGCTCGGCGTCATCGGCATCGCGGCGGGCACCGTGCTCTTGCCCCAGATGAGCCGCCTCCTCGCCGCCGAAAATCCTGGCGGCGCCTTGCACGCGCAAAACCGAACCATCGCGCTTTCGCTGGCCCTTTCGGCGCCATTCTTCATCGCCTTCATCATGATCCCCGAATTCATCATGCGCGGCATTTTTCTCCATGGCGCCTTCACGCCGGAGGCCGCCGACGCTTCGGCGGCAGTGCTCGCGGCCTATGGATTTGGCCTGATCGCCATCGTGCTGGTCCGATCGGCGCTGGCGAGCTTCCAAGCGCATGGCGACACCAAAACGCCAATGATGATCTCGTTGACGGCGGTGGCGTTCAACGTCGCGTTAAAGATCGTCCTGTTCAAACCTTTAGGCGCCGTCGGACTGGCTACGGCGACAGCGGCCGGCGCTTGGATCAATCTTGTCCTTCTGGTGATTTTTGCGATCCGACGCGGGACGATGAAGCCTGATCTCTTCTTGTGGAAGACCGCCGCCTGCGTCTCGGTCGCATCCTGCGCCTTGTCGTTTTTCGCGCTTTCCGCCGCAGCGCCGGTCGAGCGTCTTGCGGCGAAAATCGGACACTTCGTCAATGAATTGGAGCTGCTTTTGCTCGGGAGCGGCGGAGCGCTCATCTATGGACTGGTTTTGATCGCCGGTCTTCGCTTTGCGGGCGTCAGGCTGCGGTCATCGAAATCAGGCTAA
- a CDS encoding glycosyltransferase family 2 protein — protein MMRPDVVPAETELSVVAPVYNESENIRPLLERLLPVLESCARSFEIIFVDDGSTDDTLEILRAIHDSDPRIRALSLSRNFGKEIAVAAGLDHVRSAATIIMDADLQHPPEMIEAFVARWREGYKNVFGQRVDRSTDSPLRRMLTQRFYTLFGSLGETSLPEGAGDFRLLDAKAVAALRSMREHARFSKGLYAWIGFKSIGVPFEVAPRAHGSSKFSYRKLTHFALDGLMSFTTMPLKVWTYIGLLTSVLALALASFYGIRTLIFGVDVPGYASLIVSITFFAGIQLLSLGIIGEYIGRIFAEVKRRPLYLIEERLGVAPPLPDDPLARRRDWT, from the coding sequence ATGATGAGACCCGACGTGGTCCCGGCGGAAACGGAACTGTCCGTCGTCGCGCCCGTGTATAATGAATCCGAGAATATACGGCCGCTGCTTGAAAGGCTCCTCCCGGTCCTTGAATCCTGCGCGCGCTCGTTTGAAATCATTTTCGTCGATGATGGTTCGACCGATGACACGCTAGAGATCCTGCGCGCCATCCATGATTCCGACCCCCGCATTCGCGCGCTATCGCTGAGCCGGAACTTCGGCAAGGAGATCGCCGTCGCCGCAGGCCTCGATCATGTCCGCAGCGCCGCCACCATCATTATGGACGCCGACCTGCAACATCCACCCGAGATGATCGAAGCCTTCGTCGCGCGCTGGCGGGAGGGTTACAAGAATGTTTTCGGGCAGCGCGTTGATCGATCAACAGATTCGCCGTTACGGCGGATGCTGACGCAGCGTTTTTACACGCTCTTCGGCTCGCTCGGGGAAACCAGCCTGCCTGAAGGCGCCGGCGATTTTCGGCTGCTCGACGCGAAGGCTGTCGCGGCCTTGCGAAGCATGCGCGAGCATGCGCGTTTTTCCAAAGGACTTTATGCCTGGATCGGCTTCAAATCGATCGGCGTGCCTTTTGAGGTCGCTCCCCGCGCGCATGGATCGTCCAAGTTCAGCTACCGGAAATTGACCCATTTCGCGCTCGACGGGCTCATGTCCTTTACGACGATGCCGCTGAAGGTGTGGACCTACATTGGTCTTCTCACTTCGGTTCTGGCGCTGGCGTTGGCGAGCTTTTATGGGATTCGCACGCTGATTTTCGGGGTCGATGTTCCGGGCTATGCTTCATTGATCGTCTCGATCACTTTCTTCGCCGGCATTCAATTGCTCTCTCTTGGCATTATCGGGGAATATATCGGCCGCATCTTCGCCGAAGTGAAGCGGCGCCCGCTCTACCTGATCGAGGAGCGCCTTGGGGTCGCGCCGCCCCTGCCGGACGATCCGCTCGCGCGCCGCCGCGATTGGACCTGA
- a CDS encoding ChbG/HpnK family deacetylase — MGSDQASFSFSLCADDFALSRGVSRGVIEALAAGRLSATSVMTTRPSWPRDALALCPFKDTADIGLHLNLTLGAPLRAMPRFAASGNFPEVARVLKAARRGELPEEEIRAEIERQLDSFVDYFGVLPDFVDGHQHVQILPQIRQWLFDELEARGLRGKIWLRNSADRPSRILRRGLELKKALGIVWLAKGFAREAAARDFSTNEGFSGFSRFDPCRDYAHDFATYLCAPGRCHLIMCHPGYCDEELVLADPVTLTRERELSFLLSPAFSNMLERASAKLTRLSPRKKEMAV; from the coding sequence ATGGGCAGCGACCAGGCTTCCTTTTCATTCAGCCTATGCGCCGATGATTTCGCCTTATCGCGCGGGGTCAGCCGGGGCGTCATCGAGGCGCTCGCCGCCGGCCGCTTGAGCGCGACGAGCGTCATGACGACGCGGCCATCGTGGCCGAGGGACGCGCTGGCGCTCTGTCCCTTCAAGGACACTGCCGACATCGGCTTGCACCTCAATCTGACGCTGGGCGCGCCGCTGCGCGCCATGCCGCGCTTTGCCGCCTCGGGTAACTTTCCCGAGGTAGCCCGCGTGCTGAAGGCGGCGCGGAGGGGTGAATTGCCTGAAGAGGAGATCAGGGCCGAGATTGAGCGTCAGCTTGACAGTTTTGTGGATTATTTTGGGGTTCTTCCCGATTTCGTCGATGGACATCAGCACGTCCAGATCCTGCCGCAAATCCGCCAGTGGCTCTTTGACGAATTGGAGGCGCGAGGGCTTCGCGGCAAAATCTGGCTGCGCAACAGCGCCGATAGGCCCTCGCGCATCCTGCGGCGCGGCCTCGAGCTGAAGAAAGCATTGGGCATCGTCTGGCTCGCCAAGGGATTTGCGCGGGAGGCGGCGGCGCGGGACTTTTCCACCAACGAAGGTTTTTCGGGCTTTTCGCGCTTTGATCCCTGCCGCGATTATGCCCATGATTTCGCGACTTATCTTTGCGCTCCCGGACGGTGCCACCTGATAATGTGTCATCCGGGCTATTGCGACGAGGAGCTTGTCCTCGCCGATCCGGTCACGCTCACGCGCGAAAGAGAGCTGAGCTTCCTATTGTCGCCCGCCTTTTCAAATATGCTTGAACGCGCCTCGGCGAAACTGACGCGCTTGTCTCCACGCAAGAAAGAGATGGCTGTTTGA